One window from the genome of Ananas comosus cultivar F153 linkage group 13, ASM154086v1, whole genome shotgun sequence encodes:
- the LOC109719210 gene encoding NAC domain-containing protein 100-like — protein sequence MVEVPLVHQGEDYCMDLPPGFRFHPTDEEIITNYLTNKVVSPSFTSRAMGEVDLNKCEPWDLPSKAKMGEKEWYFFCQRDRKYPTGLRTNRATEAGYWKATGKDKEIYRGKGVLVGMKKTLVFYKGRAPKGEKSNWVMHEFRLEGKSIIFSDRKIVPKDEWVVCRVHHKGINGSKKNQIGELIRVNSSSQEDLMDYLNFNSMNTPTSNFSISTTTSTPTTTTTTTTTPPHFPPTMLGLEDPDPSTHKSSALLIPYNNFNSYTNVQGKPPMTFPPPQDPSSLLLQGSPTMGYLHQEEAIMKTLIGSKGNCKVEQLSNSDGTGFRIVDGDHSCAEYLSVMPKNSSSGSYGHQPYNFGHHLNGSSTGPLVADFDNQYWSHIGNHKGGLFM from the exons ATGGTGGAGGTCCCTTTGGTACACCAAGGAGAAGATTATTGCATGGACTTGCCCCCAGGTTTCAGATTCCACCCCACAGATGAAGAGATCATAACCAACTATCTCACAAACAAGGTTGTGAGCCCCAGCTTCACCTCTAGAGCCATGGGAGAGGTTGATCTGAACAAGTGTGAGCCCTGGGATCTCCCAA gtaaggCAAAGATGGGGGAGAAGGAGTGGTACTTCTTCTGCCAAAGGGATAGGAAGTACCCAACTGGGTTGAGGACAAACAGGGCCACAGAGGCTGGGTATTGGAAAGCCACAGGGAAGGACAAGGAGATATACAGAGGCAAAGGAGTCCTTGTTGGGATGAAGAAGACCCTGGTCTTCTACAAGGGAAGAGCCCCTAAGGGAGAGAAGAGCAACTGGGTCATGCATGAGTTTAGGCTTGAAGGAAAATCCATTATCTTCTCCGATCGCAAAATCGTTCCCAAG GATGAATGGGTTGTGTGCAGGGTGCACCACAAAGGCATTAATGGAAGCAAGAAGAACCAGATTGGGGAGCTCATAAGGGTGAACTCATCATCTCAGGAAGATCTTATGGACTATCTAAACTTCAATTCTATGAACACCCCTACATCCAACTTTTCTATAAGCACTACTACTAGCACtcctacaacaacaacaacaacaacaacaactcctCCTCATTTCCCACCCACCATGTTAGGCTTGGAAGATCCAGATCCAAGTACACACAAGAGTAGTGCTCTCCTTATTCCTTACAACAACTTTAATTCCTACACCAATGTCCAAGGTAAGCCACCCATGACATTTCCTCCTCCTCAAGACCCCTCCTCCTTGCTTCTCCAAGGCTCACCTACCATGGGTTACTTGCACCAAGAAGAAGCAATTATGAAAACCCTAATTGGGTCCAAGGGCAACTGCAAGGTGGAACAGCTCTCGAACTCCGACGGCACCGGATTTAGGATTGTCGACGGCGATCACAGCTGCGCGGAGTATTTATCGGTTATGCCGAAGAACAGCAGCAGTGGAAGCTATGGTCACCAGCCATATAATTTTGGTCATCATCTAAATGGTTCTTCTACTGGACCTCTAGTTGCAGATTTTGACAACCAGTACTGGTCTCATATTGGAAATCACAAGGGTGGGTTATTTATGTGA
- the LOC109719692 gene encoding LOW QUALITY PROTEIN: uncharacterized protein LOC109719692 (The sequence of the model RefSeq protein was modified relative to this genomic sequence to represent the inferred CDS: inserted 1 base in 1 codon; deleted 2 bases in 1 codon), which produces MSREYCVKCIFSELPLAVAAEKISLIIGTAXGPGMLSLPASTIRSGTVPSTIAIILCWVYVISSISSIVLVAEHSFAAVEENGREEVSFTWLAINALGPEVGAFVVVIYISLSFSLLVACVSGIGFLITQQFPHITPILAHVISPSFVGVVLGFFPFKAIDVTNRFLCCLMLFSIPSLVSIGVCVGRSDLLGSLSYACWRPETILTAILATVLTLGFHVVTPFICKIAGDSVYNASKAILIGGSVLLVMVLSWNAVILGLAGICNMGFDDPIKLLLSVNPSALPAVQGFAFAALVTSLIGYAVSFPKQLEDTVKLIIEMFEKKRKVLRIGSDDNTRERSGNGGMLMIMWLVLLVPIFTASFFSTAFSKALDFSGVYANCFLFGVLPPAMAWIHRSRKRYRSARLTGDLLPCANLILSVLFGIAVILGFWH; this is translated from the exons ATGTCCAGGGAATATTGTGTCAAATGCATATTCTCTGAACTCCCTCTGGCTGTAGCTGCTGAAAAGAT TAGTTTGATCATAGGCACTG GTGGCCCCGGAATGCTCAGCCTCCCTGCCTCCACCATAAGATCGGGGACTGTTCCATCTACCATCGCCATCATCCTCTGTTGGGTCTATGTCATCTCGTCC ATCTCCTCCATTGTCCTCGTCGCTGAGCACAGCTTCGCTGCCGTGGAAGAGAATGGCAGAGAAGAGGTGAGCTTCACCTGGCTAGCAATCAATGCATTAGGCCCGGAAGTCGGGGCCTTCGTCGTCGTCATCTACATCAGCCTCAGCTTTTCTCTTTTAGTTGCTTGCGTCTCGGGCATTGGTTTTCTTATAACGCAGCAGTTTCCTCACATTACTCCAATCTTAGCTCATGTGATTTCCCCCTCTTTCGTCGGAGTCGTACTCGGATTCTTCCCTTTCAAGGCCATTGATGTTACTAATCGATTTCTATGTTGTTTGATGCTCTTCTCTATTCCTTCTCTTGTGTCAATTGGAGTGTGTGTCGGGAGAAGTGATTTGTTGGGTTCTCTTTCTTATGCTTGTTGGAGACCTGAAACAATCTTAACAGCGATTCTCGCGACGGTCCTCACTTTAGGATTCCATGTTGTTACCCCCTTTATATGTAAAATTGCAGGGGATTCAGTCTACAATGCTAGTAAAGCTATATTAATCGGAGGCTCTGTTCTGTTGGTGATGGTTCTTTCGTGGAACGCAGTTATTTTAGGACTAGCGGGGATCTGCAATATGGGATTTGATGATCCTATCAAGCTTCTACTCTCGGTGAATCCTTCGGCTTTGCCCGCTGTCCAAGGGTTTGCATTTGCTGCATTGGTGACTAGTCTGATAGGTTATGCTGTGAGCTTCCCAAAACAGTTAGAAGATACAGTGAAGTTGATAATAGAAATGTTTGAAAAGAAACGAAAAGTACTTCGAATAGGTTCTGATGATAATACAAGGGAAAGATCAGGCAATGGTGGAAT GTTAATGATTATGTGGCTCGTGCTTCTTGTTCCGATCTTCACCGCGTCTTTCTTCTCAACGGCCTTTTCTAAGGCTTTAgatttttcaggagtatatgCAAATTGCTTTCTCTTTGGAGTCCTCCCGCCTGCAATGGCTTGGATTCATCGTTCAAGGAAGAGATATAG ATCAGCTCGTTTGACAGGAGATCTCCTGCCATGTGCAAATTTGATTCTCTCGGTGCTTTTCGGCATTGCGGTCATACTAGGGTTTTGGCATTAG
- the LOC109719789 gene encoding protein SLOW WALKER 1 has protein sequence MADTTSKKPFFPVDDHRHAAPLRTPKTLTPESRFWRSFTTSPLVSDLHLPVTSLEFSPSPPFDLAAACSASIHLFHGGSSPSPAPKPFSPLSSFSDVAFSPSFRCDGALLAAGGASGVVQVFRSDRAAPPLRRLRAHSRPVRAVRYPRLADKLHLLSAGDDALVSYWDVTSETPLLSLPAAHRDYVRAAAASPASPDLFATASYDRVVKMWDVRAAANSNSVLALDHGDPVESVLFLPSGGLLASAGGNSVKIWDVIGGGRLVHSVESHNKTVTALSLGRTGGLDGGKDGGESRLLSVSIDGYLKIFDFAAFKITHSMRYPAQLLSVGFSPSGLLRVVGTSNGIIYMGKKKKQREEEEDEGATAASEFDWSNPKPEKPVLRPTNFRYFRRGQNEKPGESDFVIKRPAKVKLAEHDKLLRKFRHKDALVAALNKKNPNSIVAVMEELVARKKLLLCVGNLDRDELGLLLGFLHKFATMPRHARFLMGLAKRVLEMRVEDIQSSDEMRGHVRNLKRMVAEEIRIQHSLREIQGMISPLLMIAGK, from the coding sequence ATGGCCGACACCACCTCGAAGAAACCCTTCTTCCCCGTCGACGACCACCGCCACGCCGCTCCTCTCCGcacccccaaaaccctaacccccgAGTCCCGCTTCTGGCGCTCCTTCACCACCTCCCCTCTCGTCTCCGACCTCCACCTCCCCGTCACCTCCCTCGAGttctccccctcccctcccttcgacctcgccgccgcctgctCCGCCTCCATCCACCTCTTCCATGGCGGATCCTCCCCCTCCCCTGCCCCGAAACCCTTCTcccccctctcctccttctccgacGTCGCCTTCTCCCCCTCCTTCCGCTGCGACGGCGCCCTCCTCGCCGCCGGCGGCGCCTCCGGCGTCGTCCAGGTCTTCCGCTCCGATCGCGCCGCCcctcccctccgccgcctccgcgccCACTCCCGCCCCGTCCGCGCCGTCCGCTACCCCCGCCTCGCCGACAAGCTCCACCTCCTCtccgccggcgacgacgccctCGTCTCCTACTGGGACGTCACCTCCGAGacccccctcctctccctccccgcCGCCCACCGCGACTAcgtccgcgccgccgccgcctcccccgccTCCCCCGACCTCTTCGCCACCGCCTCCTACGACCGCGTCGTCAAGATGTGGGACGTCCGCGCCGCCGCCAATTCGAACTCCGTGCTGGCCCTTGACCACGGCGACCCTGTCGAGAGCGTGCTGTTCCTCCCGTCCGGCGGCCTCCTCGCCTCCGCCGGCGGCAATTCCGTCAAGATCTGGGACGTGATTGGCGGCGGGAGGCTCGTCCACTCCGTGGAGAGCCACAACAAGACCGTCACAGCGCTGTCGCTTGGGAGGACCGGCGGACTCGACGGCGGCAAGGATGGCGGGGAATCGAGACTTCTAAGCGTTTCGATCGATGGGTAtctcaaaatttttgattttgcagcGTTTAAGATCACTCACTCGATGCGGTACCCTGCCCAGCTGCTGTCGGTGGGGTTCTCGCCCTCCGGATTGCTGAGGGTTGTTGGAACGTCTAATGGGATCATTTAcatggggaagaagaagaagcagagagaagaagaggaggatgaAGGGGCTACAGCTGCTAGCGAGTTTGACTGGTCGAATCCCAAGCCGGAGAAACCGGTTCTAAGGCCGACGAATTTTAGGTACTTTCGTAGAGGCCAGAATGAGAAGCCGGGGGAGAGTGATTTCGTCATAAAGAGACCTGCGAAGGTGAAGTTGGCGGAGCATGACAAATTGTTGAGGAAATTCAGGCACAAGGATGCTCTTGTTGCCGCTCTAAATAAGAAGAATCCGAATAGTATAGTGGCCGTGATGGAGGAGTTGGTGGCGAGGAAGAAGCTTCTTTTGTGTGTTGGGAATCTGGATAGGGATGAGCTTGGGCTACTATTAGGGTTCCTGCATAAATTCGCTACAATGCCGAGGCACGCAAGGTTCTTGATGGGGCTGGCTAAGAGGGTTCTTGAGATGCGTGTGGAGGATATCCAGTCGTCGGATGAGATGAGAGGGCATGTTAGGAACCTTAAGCGCATGGTTGCGGAGGAGATACGGATACAGCATTCTTTGCGGGAGATACAGGGAATGATCTCACCTTTGCTTATGATTGCTGGAAAATGA